aaagtgctggtcattacctataaagccctaaatggcttgggtccaaagtatttaagagagtgcctccttcttcatcaaccctgctacctattaagatcatctggggaggttcggttGTGaatgccaccagcttggttggtagtgattcaaaaccaggccttttctagagttgccctgggactctggaacgcgcttcctactgaaattagagtttctccttccctgaatgtttttaagaaggacctgaaagcATACCCGTTGAGTCAGGCTtccagtttatagttttaaagcttcgggttttagcattttttaaaatctgcatttttaaattgttttaatagtatcaatgttttaatgggtttgtttggtttttagattgtgcaccacccagggattttttttgtatggggcagtatagaaatgtaagaaacaaATAAGTTAAAATAAGGATATAGGATGCTACTGCCTGCCGAGTCTGGCTCTTGGTCTGCCTAGCCCATTgctgactacactgactggcatcagctctccaaaGTCCAAGGCAGATGTTCTTGCAGCCCTCTCCAAGGTGTGGGACAGAGTTATTTTCCAAACATACGCACCCAAAACCCTTTAACTGGAGGGATTAGACCCTGGTTCAGTCCCCGTCTCCACGAAAAACATAACTGAGTTCCGTCTTCCCTAGTAAGGTGTGTGAACTGCATTTCAGTGATGTGAATACGCCCTTGGTTAAGCCAGTCAGTGcaatttaaggggcagggaaaggAATCTGGGAAAAATGGATCTCTCTtctacgcacacacacacacacacacacacacacacacacacacacacacactctgcagttGTCTCACGTGCACTCCAGGTCAGTCAAAGAACAGCGTGGGTGGAAGCATCTGACATTTTGCAACCTCTTTGGAGTCCCCAGCTCTGCATTTGgacacccacccagccacccttCTTTCTTACAGAAGACCCTCATAGCCTTCTCCAGACTATGATCCTTAAATCCAGGCTATTGATTCAAGCCTTCATACCCACAGCAGCCTTTGGTATGAAAGTGAAGCCAAAATTGATCTCATTTTCATGCAGTTCTTCCCTGTATTTCGGTTATGGGTGAGACCCCGAATGGacttgtctacccaggctggcagcggcttctccaaggttgcaggcaggagtctctctcagcctgatctggagatgctgccagggattgtggtACCACTGAGTTAAGGTCCTTCCCCATACAGAATTATAAAAAGCtaccttatcctgagtcagacccttggtgcatccagcttagtattgtctgctctgacaggcagtgTCTTTCTCAGGTTTCAGggcaggagcttttcccagcagtccctggagatgctgccaccgactgaacctaggaccttctgcatgcaaaacaggtactCTATGTCTGAACTATATCACCAAGCAGCCCCAAAGGATAGAGGTTTGATACTTCCATTGCCTGTATTTGGGCATAGGGAATTGGGGGCAGTGAGGGCATTTGCGATCTTTCATGCGCCCAGTTTAGCAGGGAACATCCTGTCCATGTGCTGGGAAAAGAGAACACCATCTCTGTCCAGGGTGCTGAATTTTAATTTCCTATCGCAAGGCAATCCAGTATTGAGGCATGAAACGTGGTGTGGGTTAGGGAACCAACTTTTACAATGGCATTCAGATTCTCAGGtcaaaagagggaagggaggggaaatcGGATGTCTCCCCCTCCCTATCCCCAGAGCTCCCACCAGTACGTGATGGATGGCGTCCCTTCTCTCGCAGAAtgttcacaacagccctgtgagggaaGCCACGCCGGAGTGATACGCCAGTGGGTTGGCCGCAGGTCAAGGAGGCTCCATTCGGTCGTTGGCAGAAGGGGTTGCTTGCTAAAGGCCTGAGGAGGGTTTCGGGGGCTCCAGGAAAGGTGTGGGAGTTAATGGCCTCCGGAGGTGGGGTGTCGGGATTCTGCGGCCTCTTCAGTtctgcaaaggaggagagaatAAAGGAGCTGCATttagcacaatgcagagagcagACAGcgtttctgggtgtgtgtgtgtgtgtgtgtgtgtgtgtgtgtgtgtgtgtgtgtgtgtgtgttacatgtAAAGcaaaaactttattttattttattttaagcaagACAATTATAGCATGGGAAGGTAAGTGAagaccttcccccaccccacactcccTCCATCCTGCAAGCTGCCCCCTCCAGAAAAGTCTCCAGGTCTTAACCCAGAAGTTTCTCAAGCGTGGGTCCCTAGATGGTGTTGGACGGACAACTACTTCAATCATTCCTTGCCACttttggcaggggatgatgggagttgtagtctgccaCGGGACACCCAAGTTTTGAGAACCTCTCTACCCTGTTACGGCGGCCGCAGTCTCCTCCTGGCTCTTACCCTGTTCCTGTTGCAGCCGAGGCCACTGGATGAGCCCAGCCTGTCCAGCCTTTGGCCAAAGCAGTTTGAAAGCCTGCTGCGGGGTGAGTGGAAGAGCGCCCCCAGCCTCCTCTTCGCTGCCGCTTGGGCCCCCTCTGGGGGCTGCCAGCTGCCGCGTCCGAGGGCGCCTTCGCTGGGGGGCCTTCCGTACCCGCCGTCCCAAGAAGCCAGCGTTTGGGAAGCCTCTCCGCCCTCTTCCTCGTTCCCTTCGTTAAAGCTTTGGCTGGGCCCCGATTCCCTTTCTTCCTGCTCGAGTTTGTCTTCCAAACGCTCCAGGAGGGCCTGGGAGGGTGAGAAAAAGAAGAGACAGTTGTGATTCACGGAGGGGCCAGAGTCCGCTTGCACAGAAGTAAGTCTTGTAGTCAGTGGGGCATGGAACATAGCaggctgcctcctactgagtcagaccctcggtccgtctagttcagtatcgcctactctgactggcagcagctctccgttGAAAGGCAGGAGTCCCTTCCAGCCCTagcgagagatgctgccaaggagtaaacctggggccttctgtatgcaaagcagatgctcttaaccactgagctacgactCCTAATATGAATACAAACACggcagtatttatataccacttttcaaccaaagtttccaaatcaatttgcatagatgttaataaataaagatggctccctgtcatgcaaaggggctcagaatctaaaacacacacaccagaagatAGAccctagcagcagccactggagggatgctgtgctggggacggagagggccagttgctccccccctgctaaatataacagaatcacctctttttaaaaaggtgcctcttagctcatTCAGCATGGACCAAGtaaggccactggtccatctacctcagtattgtctgcactgactggtagcagctctccaaggtttcaggcagatgtccatcccagccatacctggagatgctgccagggattgaacctgggaccttctgcatgcaagccacagttctaccactgagctacagccccatgccctaaggggaatatcttacagccctcacatgtagtcacccatccaaatgcagaccaaggtaggccctgcttagcaaaggagacaatttgtGCTCCTTACCACCAGATCGGCTCTCCTCAATTTTGTACCCCCAAGCAAAAGTCGTTAGGTGCAGGCTGAGAGAGTTCAGTTAGTGCTTAACGGCTATGCTACGCTATTTCTGGATTTTTGCACACATTTGTGACCAGTGAATCAGTCAACTCAGATCAAACAAAGACTTTCCTTATCCcctaaacagacagacagacagacaaaaaacCAACCCGCAATACTTTTTGAGGTCCGTTCACACATTCAGCCGCATGTCACTAAGAGCTGAGTAATCTCATAGCTTGAATGTGTGAATCCACACACGAaatgcagagctcttctctgccATCTCTCCTACCTTGAAGTCTCCCAGTTCTGAATCGTAGACAGGATGGGCATCGACTCTATCGTGGAGTTGACTGGCAAAGAacagaatgaggaggaggagagggagaatggaACCCATGATGCTGTGCACGCCCTGGCTTTCTCTGGGCTTCTCTTCTGCCTCTCTGCTGGTTCCTTCCTCCTGGCGTACCCCTTCTTTATACCCACTGGACCAGCCCTGGTAATGCCCAAGGAATGAAGCCCATGCATGCCGTCACCCGTCCATGATAAGAGATCTGAGATGCAGCAAGCTGGCAGAAgattcccttttaaagctatctgtGCCCTCCCTTGACTGTCGCCAGGATGGCGGGAGAGTCCTCCGTTTTGCTTAAACTGGAACGACAACGTGGACACCCGTGATACATTCCTGTTGACTCATCTCAAGAGGTTTCACACTTCCAAGGTGTGAGAGAAGCTCCGAACCATCTCTGTTTATCTCTCCCAGGAACTGCTTCTGCAGTTCGTTTGCTACTTTCTCCA
The genomic region above belongs to Hemicordylus capensis ecotype Gifberg chromosome 16, rHemCap1.1.pri, whole genome shotgun sequence and contains:
- the LOC128338374 gene encoding natriuretic peptides A-like, producing the protein MGSILPLLLLILFFASQLHDRVDAHPVYDSELGDFKALLERLEDKLEQEERESGPSQSFNEGNEEEGGEASQTLASWDGGYGRPPSEGALGRGSWQPPEGAQAAAKRRLGALFHSPRSRLSNCFGQRLDRLGSSSGLGCNRNRN